The DNA region CTACACCAATTAGCATGAAAGTGGCCATAGACAAATAAACAATGGGCAcgtctgtgttccaataaaactttatttacaaaagcaggcaTCTGGCCCATGGGCTGTCGTTTGCCAACTCCTGCTCTTCCTGCTCTTCCTGCATTTCCAAATCCCAAGAGGAGTAGAGGCCACCTTCCCTCCACCAGGAGGACTCCCACCCACACTGGAGACAGGGCCCTATTCTGGAAACCAGGCCTTCatgcctgctcctccctcccacaAGACACTAAAGAAGTCTGGGTTGCTAGTTCGAGAAGAAAAGTCAGGCTTGCATCAGAAACCTGGGCAAAAGGCTTTAGAGATGAAAAGAGCTAGGGTCTGGGAaaggaagtgacttgcccaagatcatgtAACTGGCAAAGGCTTCCTGACTCTGTCCAGTGCTCTTaatcctctagagcagtgattttcaaccttttctatctcacagcacacataaactaattactgaagTTCTGCGAAGCACCAAAAATTATATGTTTTGCTgacctgaccaaaaaaaaaaaaataggtataattttgattgatttatttttaaaaaagtaattacctacccttttttgctccaaagtgacttttaaaacaaACCAGGTGCCTATagttgtatataaggatttctggtaccaagaatgaACGAGTCGGAAGCAACCTTACTCTGCAATGTGACCAATAAGATACAACTCCAtattatggttcaagacagggcattcacaccagacggctattgttgtgttggctgttgtcattttttaatttgacaatgtAAGGTAAAAGAGGTCAGTGACCCTGACTAAACAGTCGGAtactatatgttttaaaatttcttgcagcacaccagttgaaaattgctgctctagagTGATTACTGAAAAGGAACCAGAATCAATAGTCTTGATGGTGGAGACTAAGGGCCTATGACACATCTCTATACCACATCCTGGGAACTTTCAGTAACCTctaagacaggggtcctcaaactttttaaacagggggccagttcactgtccctcagaccgttggagggctggactatagtttaaaaaaaaaaactatgaacaaattcctatgcacactgcacatatcttattttgaagtaaaaaaacaaaggttttcggcgggccgcatgtggcccacgggccatagtttgagacCCCTGCTCTAAGAGCATAGGTCAATGAGAGAGCTTGGAGAGGGTAAAAgtaaatcaaccaataaatagatagataaatagatatagatatatatcctatctaataatagacaaacatggtaattgaccgtaccttcgctatgccccctTCGGCTAATcggcgagatatgcaaattaaccgccatatttgttggcggttaatttgcatacgtaggcacgaaGCGAAGgctgaaggtggctccggccggagcaaaggcctgggtcccaggtgccagaggaaaaccggtgctggcagccaggggaaggaaaggcctattgcacgaatctttttgtgcaacaggcctctaatatatacacacacacacacacatacatacacaccagagacccgatgcacgaaattcatgcaagagtaggccttccttcccctggctgctgccaccggcttccctctgactgCCCTCTGGCtactggcacccgggacccaggcttccctcgcagagggaggcTCCGCCCACCTGCCGCAGTTCACcaggtcagtggcctgggcctccttctgtggggcgatggccaggccccaaccaatcacatcacacctgccttggctggtgccagtgggtgtcatagggTGGTCCCAGATGGTCGTCCGGATGGTCAtctggacggttgttctgctgttccgccattcagtcgatttgcatgttatgtgtttattatataagatatataataataataataataataataaaagcataatatgctaattagactggacgtccttccggatgaccttccagatgaagctggggctgtgaggaccgaggcagctgccacagctgtgaaggccgagccccttgcatgaatgttgtgcattgggcctctgaatatatatatatataaaatccttcCAGGACATATCCTCCTGGTCATAGttattagagaaaagaaaacttaaatagAAACCCGAACTTCAAAAAAGGGTGTGGTTTGGTAGAAGGCGTGGGTGTTCATCAGCAGAAACTGGTCCAGCAGTCTGGGCGGGCCCTTGGGATAATAAACAAGAACAAGACATACAGCCTCACCCAATGCTGGGCTgaagccccaggccctgggatcTCTCTCTACACACTTTCTCAGCCACCTCGCACCTTCAAAACTTTACAACTATTTCCTCCAAATCTCTTTCCAGAACAGATTTCCCTTGCAAACTCTATTTGCCTGACATCAACATATCTATCCGGATGGGCACCCTGCCATCGTCTGGAACGCAACATgtctaaaaccaaaacaaacatggCTCCCCCCCAAAGAAGTTTGAACCCtggtttttctatttctgtcaaTCACTAAGGCTCGGAATGTCTGTACCGTCTCTTCCCCTGTCCTGTCCCCAAGCCAAAATGGCTCTCTGAATTACTTCTTCCTCTGCACTCCCATCGGCTCCACCCTCATCCATCACCTCCAGTCTGGAATACTGCCAGTCTTCCGCCTGGGGCCCAGACTCTAAGCTTGTAAAAAGGCCAGGCTGATCTTCCCCCATCTCCCCATCCTCCTGCTGTCCACCACAATCTCTTCAAGGTCAAGGCCCAGTCCTTGACCTGCCTTCCCAGTTCCCAGAACCTGACCTAACATGGCAGGTGCGCAATcagtgctgaatgaatgaatcctaGCTTTCATCAGGAGCCATGACCACACTGGAAACCTCAGGGCCTTCCTATCCCTACCACCGTGAGCCCAGAAGGCCAGGCTCTGCAGGCCtccatcctcccacccacccttctcACCCACCATCTCAGAAACAGGCTCCATCCCGCTGATCGATGCCGAACCCTCGTCATGTGCCAGTCATTCCTGCATCCACATCTCTGCCCACGCTCTGCTCGCCCGGTTCTGCAATGACGTCcatgcccttccccctccatccACTCCAACTCCTACGTAACTGCCAAGCTCTGGGGGAGACGGGGGATGCAGGAAGGGGGggagatcatttttaaaaattgggcatAGGGGGCATGACGAAGATAGGCTGAGGTCTCTGATCCCTGGAGACATCACCCTCCCCATGGGTCGCAGGCGATTAGAGAAggaagaggtgggaggaggagccaAATTTTTCCACTGAAGGAAAGGCATGATTTTCATCACTGCTTCTGTTGCCCTGGTAACCAGGGACAGCCCAGTGGAGAGTACAGTAAAAGAACACCATGTTTATCTTTGCTTTCTGATCCACTTCCCTGTACACCCTTCCCTGACCATCCCCTAGCCCCTAGGCCtgcaccaatttttttttataacgCCACCACCATCTTTCTAGTCGCTCTTGCTCAAAATCTCAAAGGTGGAGCTCATTTCTGCCTCTCTTTATCCAACACGATGTACCATATATTCTTCCACTGCAACATGCTGGGGATCGTCTCACCACACCCATCTGCCATGCCAGGGGGCCCCAGGAACAAAAAGCTGATCTCAAAGCACAAGCCTGGCACCACTCCACCAGAGCCTCTTGGGCAACAGGGACTAGAGGGCAAGAAGGTGAGGAAGActgcccaaccccccccccctcctcagccccagaCAGCTGGTGTGGAGTGGGCCCCTGTTTTCCGTGCCCCCTCCTATGTCCGGGATCAGGAGAATGAAAGAGCCAGGTTGAGAATGGGGGGAGTAGTTCTACCCACAAGCCTCCACGGATCCTGCCTCCCCCATGGACACAGTGTCTGCGTGACCTGGGAGTGGAGACAGAGCGCTTGCCCTGGGAGGTTATATAAGCGTTATATAACATGGTAGCACCAATAAGCACGCAGGGGTGGAACCAAACCCAAGGGGCTGGAAGGAACAGCCCTCTCGCCGCCAATGCCAAAGGATCACCAGGCCCTGGCGGCCCCAGCCCTGTCTATACCTGCTCCTTCCACCCcagaggacacagagagagacttGCCTGGCTCTTCGTTCTTCTTCCCACGCTGGGCCACCGGGAGGGGCTGCGGCACCATCACCACCCTGGCCCATGCCAGCCTCTGCCCCTGCAGCCTCAGGTGGCCAGGCTGCCCTTCCCACAGGGGAGCAGCAAGggggccacaggcaggggaggggcggggagccaGCAGCCCCCTCCTCTGGGTCTGTTGGGGGAAAGTGCTGCACAGCTCAGGATTGGCTGGGCCggtgtccctctgtccctctgttcTGCCATTCTCCAGtcctctaaaaaacaaaacaaaccaaaaggaaaagaaacaagaaaattgtGCACTGATGATTGAATGATGAATCCCTGATTTTGGTCTATGGCTGCAAATAAAGctaaaaggtggggggggggggggggcgctcaggacattacccaatttccctaagtcccccacctcccaccacatcCTGACAACCTACCACCTATGGACTTGGGCTGTAGGCCTGGAGACGCCCTTGCCTCCagtcccacctccctctccccaacccctatTTCTGGGGCTGCCTCAGCTTGATCTCTGacattcctgcccccccccccccccgcctcccgcccgaCACTCTCCCCAAGTCTCTGCAGAGTGCTCTGAGTCTGGGGCTCCCAGATGCGCACGCAGGAGCCAGGCGGCTAGCCTGGGCAGTTTAGCACAGTTCTGGGCCAGGTCTTCATCAAACTCCTCCATCCTCACCATCACACCCACTTTattatttgggggtggggtgggggcaactGAACAGAGACAGAGCCCAATAGCATCCCCCCCCACAGCGCCTGCCCTCTCCTGAGCCATGCCACTggccttcccccacctcctccacatGCACCCCCGAGCCCCCTGAAGAAGGCGGGGGAGAGAAATACGCATTAATATCAGGAGCCTTTGCGCACCATCTCTCGCCCCCTCAACCACCTGTCTCGGCGCTCTCCATCCCCCACAGCCTTCCACAACTCCGGGCGCCCGCTCTGCAGCAAACGGGCACCACGCCCACTGCGGAGCGGAGAAATGCcaggtggggagtgggcaggagcCCCCGGGACGCCCCGGGGGggctgctcctccccctcccccgccctgctgGCCCCGGCCCCAGAGCCCGGGGACCGCCCGGGGCTGCTCCGGGCCGGCACCGCCGCCACCCACGCCGCGAAGGCAGCTGCGCCCGGAGGCCGCACCGCAGCGGGGGTGGGGCCGCGGGGGCCGGTGCATCGCCCCCAGgggcccacccctgccccgggCTCTCCGCGATCGCCCGCAGGCCCGGCCCACggtgcgcccccctccccccacctggccGGAGCTCGGCTCTTACCTCCCGCGGCGGCTTTCCTCCGGGGGGACTGCGCCAcccgcccggccgccccgggAGCGCCCCGCGGGAGGTGCGAGATGCGCAGCCGCTGCGGACgccggccccgccgccgctgcccgGGCGTGTGAGCTCAGCCTGCCCGCGCGCCCGCGCTTCCCACGCTCCGCGCCCCGCGCCGCGCCCCCCAGCGGCCGCGCCGGGCACCGCACGCCGGCGTCCGGGAAAATCTGACGCAGCGCTGCCAGCCGCGTTGGAAATTCCCAGAATCTGACCTAGGTTTGCTGCGCGGCGGGAGGCTGACAGGTCACGCTGACCACCCCCGGCCTGAGGGCAGGACGTCTGCCGCCCACCCCGGCTCGAAGGAGATGCCAAGCCTTTGCGGGACGCCCTGAGTCCCcaccccccccggcccccccttcGTCTGACCTTGCTTCCATATTTCTCTGGGGCAAATGGAGACTGTGGCGAGGGTGCCGACTAGTCTTTAAAAcgggggggggtaggggatcAGGGGTGAGCAAAGGGCAGGAAACTCTGCAGGCTGCCACTCCAAGGCCTCCTTGGCCCTGCCTACAACTACGAGGTGTGCACAGGTCTCTTCCAGAGCAATCTTgttgtttaaaacacacacacacacacacacacacacacacacacacacacacacacacacacacacaataaataataaataagaggCCCCAGTCCGCCTGTACTTCTAATTTGGGAGATTTGGAGGACTGGCTTTTAACCTTTTCTCACATGTAGACCCTTTGGAGTTTTGGAAACGCGCTGTGGGCCCTGTCTGCAGGCAAGTGCACACCCATACGTAAGGACAATTGTGCATGGCCGGAATGCTCAGACATCGCCACACTCCACACTCCACGGAGCCCAGCTTAAGCCCTCCTTCTGGGCAGACGCCCTGAAGTATAGCAGGAGACGGAGCTGGTGGTGACCTGAATCTGCTGCCATCTTTGCTTACGCTGTTTCCTCCTCGGGGGTGTCTCCTCCACGCCTCAGTCCTGCATTTCTGCCTAAAACGACCCCAACTCTCTTTTCAGACCAGCTCTCAGCCCTGTTTTCCCCAGGTTTTACATTCAGAAGTGCTGTCCATCGCCGGTGTTTGCTGGGCGCATGTTCTTTATGCCATTTATGCCTATTAATGCTCTACATGAGAGCCTCTAGTTGTTCCTGTGGTTGATTGTCTTACGGcttcttctagatcagtggttctcaaccttcctaatgccgcgaccctttaatacagttcctcatgttgtggtgacccccaatttcattgttacaaattgaacataattaaagcatagtgatgaatcacaaaaacgatatgtgattatatatgtgttttccgatggtcttaggcgacccctgtgaaagggtcgttcgacccccaaaggggttgcgacccatgggttgagaactgctgttctagattATAAACACTTTTAAGGCCAGTTTCCCCCTCCGCAACTACGAAGGTGCCTTACATGGTACGCCCTTGGCAAATAGCTCTTAAGTAATCAGAGGAAGTTGAGAAAACAGGAGGCCCATAGGAATCCCCCACCTGCTTCCTCTGACCTTGCTCCCATATTTGACCTTTCCCATCTTGAGATGGGACCCCTCTTGCCCGAATTTTTGTGAGGCTACGTCCTATTCATTCTCCAGGTTCCCCCACTGTCTCCTCttatacccccccacccccacccccgcccatcccTGCTGTGTGACACCCATTGCACAGTGTTGCCTCACGTAATGTCTGCTTTCCCTGTCAGACCAGGGGCTCTGCAATAGTGTCCTTAATCCCTAGCACAAGGCCAGGTGCCAGGTAGGAacacaacaaatacttattgaatgaatgaaagctttGAACATGACACAGACTCAGAGGAGAGACTCTGGGACAAATGCAGGatcccagggccagccagggtggggccAGCGAGACCTCTTTTGAATGAGGTACCACCCACTGTTTTCAAGTGAATTTCAGTCTGTCTGAGTCTTCCCTTATCCCcaactgaaaaatggggataataagacCCAGGGTTTCTCAGAAGGCTGCCAGAGACATATGCGGAAGCACTTGTCATTTTGAAGTGCTAGGAGTCGTGTTGCATTACTTCACTCGATCTTCACAATAACATTTTGAGGTGGGCAACTGTCATTTCCCATTttgcatatgaggaaactgaaggaGGACAATGGAAATCAATTTGCATAAGGTCACCTCGCTGGTTGCCAGGGAACAGAGGCTTGTCCCTGGGTCCCAAGCCCAGGCGCTCTCCACACTTCACCACTGCCCCTCCCTTCATGCCCAAAGTAGGAAGCAATGTTGGGACACATGCATGTTGACATTTGGGGATCATGCAACTTGCAAATGTCACTGCTTACCATTTCTGaaagggtggttttttttttgaggagggcgggggtgtgtgtgatGGGTTGTTGGTATAAAGTAAAGTATATAACAACAGGAATCAGGGCAGAAAGGAGGAGGGTCAGGAGCAATTGACCTTTGAGCTGACTCCAtattccccacctctgccccttcTCCCACCCTGGGGGGTGGTTACCTTGATTGACAGCCCCCTTTCACCACACAGTTGGGCCTTTGCAGGCTCTGAGGTGCCCCGAAGCTGGAGATCTTTTCCTGCCTCCATATTTCCAATGCCGCCTGTCAGCAGGTATTTCCTGAGCTCTTGCTAAGTGCTTTGTCACTGCCTGTGGAAACCTGGCCAAATGActtaacccctctgagcctcagtttccccttctgcgAAATGGGATCGATAATCACCAATCTCACAAGGCTTAAACGAGATAACCTAACAGCTGGGCCCTTGCTAGTGGACACTCCTGCCTCcaaaccccacccccccagccccgtGTCTTCTGGTTTTCATTCCCGAGTGCATGGGATTGTCTGTTTAGTAACCgggggaggatggagaggagctgaggggccagaaaagagaggaaaggactAAGAAGGCCGCTGTCCTTCCCACCTCGCCCCTCCCAGGGACATGGGGAGCTGTGGGGCTCAGAGCGTGTTTGCACCATTCAAGAATGACTTGTGAATTGCTGAGCCCTTTGCGTTTGTATGTCGCAGTCAGCCCCAGTGATGAGCAGCTTTTCCAAGCCCTTGGTGGCCAGGGGGTTTGGACCACTGAGAgccaggaaggagggaaagagccaTCTTTTGCGGACTCCAGCTGTGAGGGCTCATATGAGGCTCctttgccggggg from Myotis daubentonii chromosome 18, mMyoDau2.1, whole genome shotgun sequence includes:
- the LOC132221048 gene encoding uncharacterized protein LOC132221048; translation: MISESSPSPIPFREINPLFFFTEAQSSGEEILRRKEHCEFKALRCKAWQVQEAQLMKVGKKRAEGDSDAGQDHEAFQASVRFWEFPTRLAALRQIFPDAGVRCPARPLGGAARGAERGKRGRAGRLSSHARAAAAGPASAAAAHLAPPAGRSRGGRAGGAVPPEESRRGRGLENGRTEGQRDTGPANPELCSTFPQQTQRRGLLAPRPSPACGPLAAPLWEGQPGHLRLQGQRLAWARVVMVPQPLPVAQRGKKNEEPEPASRFFLCDLTTWTLQA